The following proteins are encoded in a genomic region of Triticum dicoccoides isolate Atlit2015 ecotype Zavitan chromosome 1B, WEW_v2.0, whole genome shotgun sequence:
- the LOC119349529 gene encoding homeobox-DDT domain protein RLT2-like produces the protein MDSSGDGGDDGPGAAPGSPAPASSSAPSAGAAGPGGASGSSGKPTARRVMKTPYQLEVLEQTYTEDPYPNEAKRVELSAKLGLTDRQLQMWFCHRRLKDRRPPPATKQRDEEVAVPVLAPPPVLPHPHAEPAYAEQLLLPCSGSRRGPGRSSAVPRISAPEVDRRYYEAHPVMLPPQAPVQLTRAAHRAIETVQQLIGEPLREDGPVLGDHFDPLPPGAFGAPMPVVPEQRKQPYRSHETSVFSAHDPKPMKASAFLPSIDPSVSSTVTGKRKYMSGNSSHLPSRAVHEYQFLPEHSSDIYERTSQSCFYDAPAEASNSRISSLSTGSRLLHGAEKASSYAFDGQVSGSSHLNQHGKPLISLSGSTDYEMASNIDVSPARIEGQFGIPQVAGLQNPLASAEGVDYHDEDAYRLDRKRKHNEESKIAKEVDAEEKRIRKELEKQDVLKKKREEQMRKEVERYDRERKKEEERFMREKQREEERLQKEQWREQKRMEKFLVKQSLRAEKLKQKEELRKEKEAARQKAANERATARRIAREYMELMEDERLELMELVSRSKGLPSMLSLDSDTLQQLDSFRGMLTQFPTEAVRLKVPFSIKPWTSSESNIGNLLMVWKFFFTFADVLELPSFTLDEFVQSLHDYDSRLLGELHVAVLKSIIKDIEDVARTSSVVSGVNQSSSANPGGGHPQIVEGAYAWGFNILTWQRHLTYLTWPEILRQFGLSASFGPQLKKRTEDVYHDDNEGRNSADVISTLRNGSAAVKSAALMKERGYTNRRRSRHRLTPGTVKFAAFHVLSLEGDEGLSILEVAEKIQRSGLRDLTTSKTPEASISAALSRDTKLFERTAPSTYCVKTPYRKDPADSEAVFSAAREKIRVFQNALSACEEVEKDVEDAERGDDDSECDEADDDPDGDEVNIEEKDVNASVRAKDAGLPIAAGDINDEVKSVVNPSMPSSPHSKSPSGLQRMVDKSTAVSTSSDPPIGASQDAEIDESNQGESWVQGLAEGDYCDLSVEERLNALVALIGVATEGNSMRAILEERLEAANALKKQMWAESQLDRRRSREEFAGRMQHDPCTDLKADADQGNNVGECTLTPVHNLIKENGGKASSVNNDLLVDQQSQLIMVHEGNGVSRISNANPESLSAQQYASSEKTRSQLKSFIGHKAEQLYVYRSLPLGQDRRRNRYWQFSTSVSSNDPGSGRIFFESRDGYWRLIDSAEAFDALVASLDTRGIRESHLHSMLQSIESTFKDAIGRIKCATIEHSAGRNLRNGSSEIISPNHSNEFGSPCSTLSGVVSDTGVAYSDSFKIELGRNDLEKVAISKRACMFLKWMWECNNHQSTCAMKYGKKRCSDLIHGCDYCYQIYLAEEMHCSSCHKTFKSIHSLSEHTSQCEEKRRTDPNWKIQLSDDSVPIRPRLLKLLLATVEASVPAEALQPFWTDGYRKSWAVKLFSTSSNEEIFQLLTVLEGALKRDYLSSNFETTAELLNSNTLDFVGRNSIACSGSAAVLPWVPNTAAAVTLRLLDIDSSLSYTLDQKAGLNKEREAGDFIKGPSRYTAVKNKQEMGLVGAPGFDHHDGAQLTPSNGLRGRGRGGRGRGRGGRSLSRGGRVPRGVGSSPRIEFRDDNNVSYKETADKQAGRGRGRGRGRGRGRGRGRGRGRGSISESGSGSVRGRGRGRGRGLRTVRPRQPVELRARSIPKANLLGTFGMLSNAKAMIVHSPQSSGAEEWGLDRRAYAEDDENNSVSQSDESEGDEENDEPMNEDYDEQLPDYSRGNSGSSPLQMMDSESEDNDEYDEEGEEDGPDYDAEQPMDEDNDDAEMSEDDELGDDGDDDDGGGSQGGAGNADDDDDDGASYSSEYSE, from the exons GAGGGGACGACGGGCCCGGGGCCGCGCCGGGGAGCCccgcgccggcctcctcctcggcgCCCTCCGCGGGGGCCGCGGGACCCGGCGGCGCGTCTGGATCCAGCGGGAAGCCCACGGCGAGGCGCGTCATGAAGACGCCCTACCAGCTCGAGGTCCTCGAGCAGACCTACACAG AGGACCCGTACCCGAACGAGGCCAAGCGGGTGGAGCTGTCGGCCAAGCTGGGGCTCACGGACAGGCAGCTGCAGATGTGGTTCTGCCACCGGAGGCTCAAGGACCGCAGGCCGCCGCCCGCCACCAAGCAGAGGGACGAGGAGGTCGCCGTGCCGGTCCTGGCGCCCCCGCCCGTGCTGCCACACCCGCACGCCGAGCCAGCATACGCCGAGCAGCTGCTGCTGCCCTGCAGCGGCTCCCGGAGAGGGCCTGGCCGCTCGTCTGCCGTGCCGAGGATTTCTGCTCCCGAGGTCGACAGGAGGTACTACGAGGCGCATCCAGTCATGCTGCCTCCGCAGGCGCCGGTGCAGCTCACGCGGGCCGCGCACCGGGCTATCGAGACCGTGCAGCAGCTCATAGGAGAGCCGCTGAGGGAGGATGGGCCCGTGCTTGGTGATCACTTTGATCCGCTTCCTCCTGGTGCATTCGGAGCGCCTATGCCTGTTG TTCCAGAGCAGCGGAAGCAGCCTTATCGATCACATGAGACCAGTGTATTTTCTGCACACGATCCAAAGCCCATGAAG GCATCAGCATTCTTGCCAAGCATAGACCCTTCTGTTTCAAGTACAGTTACCGGGAAGAGGAAGTACATGTCTGGAAATTCTTCTCATCTTCCTTCACGGGCAGTACATGAGTACCAGTTTCTTCCAGAACACTCTAGCGATATATATGAGAGGACAAGCCAGTCGTGCTTTTATGATGCTCCAGCAGAAGCTTCAAATTCGAGGATATCTTCTCTGTCTACAGGATCACGCTTACTCCATGGTGCTGAGAAAGCATCTAGCTATGCGTTTGATGGTCAAGTATCTGGCTCTAGCCATTTAAATCAACATGGAAAACCATTGATCTCCCTGTCAGGATCCACAGATTATGAGATGGCTTCGAATATTGATGTTAGTCCTGCTCGAATCGAAGGCCAGTTTGGCATTCCTCAGGTTGCTGGACTTCAAAATCCCCTTGCATCCGCTGAAGGAGTGGATTATCACGATGAAGATGCATATCGACTGGATAGAAAGCGAAAA CATAATGAAGAATCAAAGATTGCGAAGGAAGTTGATGCTGAAGAAAAACGGATAAGAAAGGAACTCGAGAAGCAAGATGTGTTGAAGAAAAAG AGAGAAGAACAAATGCGGAAGGAAGTTGAGAGGTATGACcgtgaaagaaaaaaagaagaggagaGGTTTATGCGTGAAAAACAGAGGGAAGAAGAGAGACTCCAAAAGGAACAATGGCGTGAACAGAAGCGCATGGAGAAGTTTTTGGTGAAACAATCCTTGAGA GCCGAAAAACTAAAGCAGAAAGAGGAGCTTCGGAAGGAGAAAGAAGCTGCAAGACAAAAGGCTGCTAATGAAAGGGCCACAGCACGTAGAATTGCACGGGAGTACATGGAACTAATGGAAGATGAACGGTTAGAACTAATGGAACTGGTTTCACGAAGCAAAGGGTTGCCCTCGATGCTTTCTCTTGATAGTGACACATTGCAGCAACTCGATTCATTTAGAG GAATGCTGACACAGTTTCCTACTGAAGCTGTGAGATTGAAGGTGCCTTTTTCAATAAAGCCATGGACAAGTTCTGAGAGTAACATTGGAAACCTTTTGATG GTGTGGAAGTTCTTTTTTACCTTTGCGGATGTACTTGAGCTTCCATCATTCACACTCGATGAGTTTGTGCAATCTCTTCATGATTAT GACTCAAGGTTGTTGGGGGAATTGCATGTTGCTGTGCTGAAATCCATCATAAAAGATATTGAGGATGTTGCCCGGACTTCTTCAGTTGTTTCCGGAGTGAATCAGAGCAGTTCTGCTAATCCAGGAGGTGGACATCCACAGATTGTTGAAGGG GCATATGCTTGGGGGTTCAACATACTTACCTGGCAGCGCCACTTGACTTATCTTACATGGCCTGAAATATTGCGCCAATTTGGTTTATCTGCTAGTTTTGGGCCTCAGTTGAAGAAAAGGACTGAAGATGTATACCATGACGATAATGAG GGCCGGAATAGTGCGGATGTTATTTCCACTCTGCGAAATGGTTCAGCAGCTGTGAAATCTGCTGCTTTGATGAAAGAAAGGGGCTACACCAACCGTCGCAGGTCTAGGCACCGTCTGACACCTGGAACGGTAAAATTTGCTGCTTTCCATGTTTTATCACTTGAAGGAGACGAAGGTCTCTCGATACTGGAAGTTGCAGAAAAAATTCAG AGATCTGGACTTAGGGACCTTACAACAAGCAAGACACCTGAGGCATCTATATCTGCTGCATTGTCAAGGGATACCAAGCTTTTTGAAAGAACCGCGCCCTCTACATATTGTGTTAAAACTCCTTATAGAAAAGACCCAGCTGATTCTGAGGCTGTGTTCTCAGCAGCACGGGAAAAGATAAGGGTGTTTCAGAATGCACTTTCGGCGTGTGAAGAAGTGGAAAAGGATGTGGAGGATGCTGAAAGGGGGGATGATGATTCTGAATGTGACGAGGCCGATGATGATCCTGATGGCGATGAAGTGAATATAGAGGAAAAAGATGTTAATGCTTCAGTAAGAGCAAAAGATGCTGGCTTGCCAATTGCAGCTGGTGACATAAATGATGAAGTAAAAAGTGTGGTTAACCCATCTATGCCATCAAGCCCTCACAGTAAATCTCCAAGCGGCTTGCAGCGTATGGTAGATAAGTCCACTGCAGTTAGTACTTCAAGTGATCCACCCATTGGAGCTTCACAAGACGCAGAGATTGATGAAAGTAACCAAGGGGAATCCTGGGTTCAGGGGCTAGCTGAAGGTGACTACTGTGATCTTAGTGTGGAGGAACGCCTCAATGCATTGGTTGCATTGATTGGTGTTGCCACTGAAGGAAATTCTATGCGTGCAATTCTGGAG GAACGTCTTGAGGCAGCAAATGCTTTAAAAAAGCAAATGTGGGCAGAGTCACAACTTGATAGAAGGCGTTCAAGGGAAGAGTTTGCAGGCAGAATGCAACATGATCCTTGCACGGATTTGAAGGCTGATGCGGATCAAGGAAATAATGTTGGTGAATGCACTCTTACTCCAGTACATAACCTCATCAAAGAGAACGGTGGAAAGGCCAGCTCAGTAAACAATGATTTGCTCGTCGACCAACAAAGTCAGCTTATTATGGTTCATGAGGGGAATGGTGTAAGCAGGATATCCAATGCTAACCCAGAGAGCTTATCTGCTCAGCAATATGCTTCATCTGAGAAAACACGATCTCAGTTGAAATCATTCATTggtcacaaggcagaacagctgtaTGTCTACAGATCATTGCCTCTTGGACAAGATCGAAGACGCAATCGGTATTGGCAGTTTTCTACTTCTGTATCATCCAATGACCCTGGATCTGGAAGAATATTCTTTGAATCTAGAGATGGATACTGGAGGCTCATTGACTCGGCTGAG GCATTTGATGCTTTAGTAGCTTCCCTTGACACTCGTGGCATCAGGGAGTCACATCTGCACTCAATGTTGCAAAGCATCGAGTCAACCTTTAAGGATGCTATAGGGAGGATAAAGTGTGCCACTATAGAACACTCAGCTGGAAGGAATTTGAGAAATGGAAGTAGTGAAATCATTAGCCCAAATCATAGTAATGAATTTGGAAGTCCATGCAGCACCCTTTCAGGTGTCGTTTCTGATACTGGAGTAGCATACTCGGATTCTTTCAAGATAGAGCTTGGGCGTAATGATCTTGAGAAGGTTGCTATTTCCAAGAGGGCATGTATGTTTCTGAAGTGGATGTGGGAGTGCAACAATCATCAGTCCACATGTGCCATGAAATATGGAAAGAAACGGTGTTCTGATTTGATACATGGTTGTGATTATTGCTATCAGATTTATTTAGCTGAAGAAATGCACTGTTCGTCTTGCCACAAGACATTCAAATCCATTCACAGTCTCTCGGAACATACATCACAATGTGAGGAGAAACGGAGAACCGATCCCAATTGGAAGATACAATTATCAGACGATTCTGTTCCCATAAGACCGAGATTGCTGAAGCTGCTGTTAGCTACCGTTGAG GCCTCGGTTCCAGCAGAAGCTCTCCAACCATTTTGGACAGATGGATATCGAAAATCATGGGCTGTTAAGTTGTTTTCTACATCATCCAACGAAGAAATTTTCCAG CTGTTAACTGTGCTGGAAGGTGCACTAAAAAGGGATTACTTGTCATCTAACTTTGAAACGACTGCTGAGTTGCTTAATTCAAATACACTAGATTTTGTTGGTCGGAATTCTATTGCATGTTCTGGATCTGCTGCTGTACTTCCATGGGTACCCAACACTGCTGCTGCTGTTACATTACGGCTGTTAGACATTGATTCTTCCCTCTCGTACACGCTTGATCAAAAGGCAGGATTAAATAAAGAGCGAGAAGCTGGGGATTTCATT AAGGGTCCTTCGAGATATACTGCTGTTAAGAACAAACAAGAAATGGGGCTGGTGGGAGCTCCTGGTTTTGATCATCATGATGGAGCGCAGCTGACTCCCAGCAATGGTCTTAGAGGCCGTGGACGAGGAGGTCGAGGGCGTGGCCGGGGAGGTAGATCCCTCAGTCGTGGTGGCAGGGTCCCAAGAGGTGTTGGCAGCTCTCCCAGGATTGAGTTCAGGGATGACAACAATGTGTCTTATAAGGAAACCGCAGATAAGCAAGCTGGCCGAGGCCGTGGGCGTGGTCGCGGCCGTGGGCGCGGGCGAGGACGTGGACGTGGACGTGGACGTGGCAGTATCAGTGAAAGTGGCAGTGGCAGTGTCCGAGGTCGTGgaagaggacgaggacgaggacttcGAACTGTTAGGCCTAGGCAGCCAGTTGAGCTTCGAGCCAGATCAATTCCAAAGGCAAACTTGTTGGGAACCTTTGGCATGCTAAGTAATGCAAAGGCTATGATTGTGCATTCTCCACAGAGCTCCGGTGCGGAAGAGTGGGGCTTGGATAGACGGGCATATGCCGAGGATGACGAGAACAACTCAGTATCTCAATCAGATGAATCAGAAGGGGACGAAGAAAATGATGAGCCCATGAACGAGGATTATGATGAGCAGCTTCCAGATTATTCAAGGGGCAATTCTGGATCCAGCCCCCTTCAGATGATGGATTCGGAGTCGGAAGATAATGATGAATACgatgaggagggtgaggaggacggGCCCGACTATGATGCCGAACAACCCATGGACGAGGACAACGATGATGCTGAGATGAGCGAGGATGACGAACTTggtgatgacggcgacgatgatgaCGGTGGTGGTAGTCAGGGTGGAGCGGGGAacgctgacgacgacgacgacgacggagcATCCTATTCTTCAGAGTATAGTGAATAA